tgcccttgttttgcactctaatttgcatgatttgaatgaaactaacccggactgacgctgttttcagcagaattgccatagTGTTATTTTTGCGCAGAAatcaaagttctcggattgacttGAAAATTTaaggagaatttttatggaataaattaAAAATAATGGCGGAAAAagataccagagggggccacccaggaGCCACAAGCTCTGGGGGCACAActcccaggcttgtgggccccatggACCTCCGGCAACCCTAATTCCAACTCCATATATACCTATTCacggagaaaaaatcagagagaacgattcatcgtgttttatgatatggagccgccgccacctcctgttcttcatcaggaaggctgatctggagtccgtttggggctccggagagtgGAAATCGatgccatcgtcatcatcaacctttctccatcaccaatttcatgatgctcaccaccgggagtgagtaatttcttcgtaggcttgctgtacggtgatgggttggatgaaatttatcatgtaatcgagttagttttgttagggcttgatccctagtatccactatgttctgagattgatgttgctatgactttgctatgcttaatgcttgtcactagtgCTTGAGTGCCATGACTATAAaaagaatacatgcctacattacattgatgaattggagctagttctgtgtcgccctaggttataactgctacatgatgaatatcatctgacataattatcatcaccgatccaatgcctatgagcttttccatattgatctttgctaagttacttttgcCGTGTtgttaaaatcactacaaaattgtTATTGTTACTATTGTCaatgttaccgttacttccataatactttgctactaaatactttgctacaaatattaagtctttcagatgtggttgaattgacaactcaactgctaatactcgcgaatattctttggctccccttgtgtcgaaccAATACATTTTGATTGagtactctaccctcgaaaattgttgcaatcccctatacttgtgggttatcagctgcCATGGGCCCACAAGCCTGAGGGGCGCGCCCCTGGGCTTGTGGTGCCCTGGTGGCCCTCCTCTGGTAGTTTCTTCTgccaatatttttatatattctgaAATAATCCTCCGTAAATTTTCTgctcaatccgagaacttttatttctacacaaaaacaacaccatggcaattctgctgaaaacggcatcagtccgggttagttccattcaaatcatgcaaattagagtccaaaacaagagcaaaagtgtttggaaaagtagatacgtttggGACGTATCAGAAGGCTCTTGCATGGCCTCTTCCTTTGGAAGTGGTGGTACTCAGATCTGGTGTGACTAGGTTGTCCTTCATCGCAGTGGTGGTCGGGGTGCCTCCTACTTGTGCACGCGTGTTTTCAAGCAAATGCTTCATGCTTTGGCGTCGGCAACGGTGGTCTCACCCTTGTTCTAGGGCTCCAGGTGAAAACCCCTGTCTGTATGACAGGGCTCTACACCGGCGATGCTTGGTGCCATCACCCTCCTATGGGTGTTGTCGTGTAGATCGATCAGGCATCTACGATCAGGCCTCGGTGAGTTGTTATGctagttctatgctttatgttgTATTTGTAGATTTGCTTCGTATGAGGGTCTCCTCACCATATTGTATCGTTTGGGCGTGTACTTTGATGTGTTGCTTCATCTATAAAGCGAGGAATTTTTTATGTTGCTTTATCATGGTACATGGTTGGCTTTCTGACAGGCTCCGTGTGGCTTTCCGGCTGGCTCTGTTGTGGCTTTACATTTTAGTTGTGTGGGTTGCAAGGGGTGTAGTGGTGGGACACTCAGGCATGTCCTCTTCTTTCAAAAAGGTTGTGCCTAGACCTAGTGTGATTGGGTCGGCTTTCGTTGGGGTGGTGGTCGGGGTGCCTCCTGGTGGTGCAAGTACACACAAGGGAATTGGGGCCTCGACGAGGTGTTAGACGAGTTACCTGGTCGATGTGGATGTGTTGCTTTATCCATAAAGTGGGATGCCTCCTGGTCAATGGTTAAGAAACTAAAATGAATTTTCTTTTCATTGTCATGACAAACAGGGGAATTGGGTAAAATGAGTGTTCAACACTCCCTACATAAAATAGTAGGTAACTTTGTCGTGTGTTCTTTTTCCAAAACACACAATAGCTTTGCATGTTGTTTCATTAAGATTTATTGGAGAAGGAACACGAATCTCTTAATCCATCTATCCTATTAATTAGGGCATCTCCAAAGCGAACCCTTATACCGCCCGCAACTATTTGAACTGCATGGTCCAGATGCCCTTAGCCATCGACGCGGGCTTGTATCGGTCCGTCGATTGGCTCAGACGTGCTTTTTCCTAAGAACTCGAAACAAACTTGGGAGGCTTTGCGGGAGTCCGAACAGCAACCACGCAGGATTCCGACACCCTTGGCCCACTCAAAACCCCTTCTGAACGCCGCGCCTCCATCCTCCCATCTTTCTCTGCATTCGTTTTCTCTCTTGCCTTCGCCACCGCTCCACCACGCCGGCCTCCCCGACACACCCTTGCCGGAACAAGACGACTCCCTCAAGTCCATTGCTACAACAGGGCTCCACGCCGCTTGTCCTCCGCCGCTGTTCCATGCCTCTCATTCGTCCGCCGCATAGGTACCATCCGCCTCTACGGTAACTCACCATGACCGACAAGTGTTCGGTAAAATGCTCGTGCTAAACTTTTTGTCCCTTATTCTATGAAGCAAATGATTCAGATatggagtacatatacgagcaCTATGTTCAGTCTTCTGATTGCTTGTCCGGCAAGAAGGACTACACGGATGAGACTGCGATGATGCAGGCGGTCCCTGCAGATGTCTAACGCGCGAAAGAGCATGTTCTCAATTTTACGGGATCGATCAAGGGTCATCGAGTGCTTAACCACAACAGGGGGCGCGACCATTTGACACTCATGCACACGTACTTTGTGCCAGATGCCCTATTCATAGACAATTTTCATTGCCGCTTTCGTATGCGAAAAAATGTCTTTAATTGTCCTTACAATGGCGTTCGGTCCTGTGATGATTACTATCTTGAACAAGGATGTCGTAGGAAAAAATTGGATTCTCTGGTTACCAGAAGTTCATGACCGCATTGCGGATGCTTTCCTATGACACGACCGTTGATTCGTGGAACAAATACAAACATATGTCTCTCTGTTTTCAACAACTGCGAACAGAGTGTGCACACTGAACTCATCGGTCCTGCAGCCGGTCTAGCGTCCAGCACCTGTTAGAGCGTCTACAGTCGGACCTCTCAAACCCGGCTCATACGCCCGGGCGGGCCGCCCGTTCACTAACCGGTCACGTTTTTTCGACCCAGACGGACGCCTCAAACGGGTCTCAAACGCCCAGGCTGACCGACACCCCCCATAttcagcccaaatatggggcggatatgggggcgCCCGAGCACGCCCGCCACATCAGACTGACGAAGGGGCCCCAGCCGGAAATGCCCTCAAACCCGGCGGTCCGAAACTCGTCTCCTCCTTCGGACCAGTGGCTCCGTGTGGTGCAGCTCCGGCAGGCCTCGTAATGCATTGCCGGGCTATTTAAGTCGACCGGCGGCACCAAACACTATCATCCATCCATATTTTCCTCCTCctatccgccgccgccgccactttCCACTCCACCCGTCCGCCTAGTAGCCATGCCCCCACGCCGCCGGGTGAGGAGCGAGCCATTTCTGACACCGGAGCGCTGGCTCGAGCTCCTTGAGCAGATCCGGTCTAGGCGTGAAACCTGGATCGCTGCGGGACTACCTCCGGATGCAGTGGATccggaggagttggaggagggggaggaggaggactttgaggaggagggggatgagccggaggaggaggatgtcggGGACGTTGGCGACGGGGATGTGCAGGCGGAGAGCAGGTCATCCTCGATTCCCTCCGGTCGGAGTCGGCTGCGGAGGCAAGATGCCGTCGCCGACAGGAGATGGAGGCACAAGAGGCCGCAGAGGAGGCAGAGATGTTCGCCTACATGGATGAGGTCGAGTAGAAGGAGGATGAGCCGGAGCCCTCCTACCCGTCCGTCCAGCCGGCGCCCGGCACCGTCGTCATGGACATCTTCGACGAAGAGTAACTAGAGTAgtacgtaggattttttttttacATGCTTTGTATGGATTTAAGGATGAAATCTGAGAGAAGCGGATGCAAAGTGACTAATTTGAGGCATGCCCGGTAAATGCACACGGACGCGCCCGAACATTTCCGCGGAGGTTTGAGGGGCCGAATTTGCAAAGTCCGGCTTAGATGCTCTTAAAAAGAGCTAGCCATCCCGGAAATTTCAGTCTCATGGGTGCCTTTGAGGTCCACAGATGCTCGGCGCCTGGCATGCGTGTCAAGCCCTCGAAGAAGACCATGTAGGTCGTGCGGGCGGAATAAGATCCTGACTCTGTCCAAATCCATCTCAAAGTGTCCGAAATTTGTCGTGTGTTCGCTAAGGAAGAAATTTGTCGAATGTGTAGCAGTTCAGGATATCAGAATAAATTCAGTCATTCACCGAAAAGAAGACGCTGTCGATTTATAATTAACTCCACGCTTACACGACATGATACGCTTTTCCATTCTCTGCATTCTGGATGCATCGCGACATTAATCCTTATTAGCTAACCATCGCCGGCATACAGATCACGCCGACGCCGGAGCTAACACGAACCGAGTACGCCGGCCCGCCGAGGCCGCCGGCGGCGGGCAGACGGGGAAGTTGCAGTTGGGGCAGACGTTGAAGCACTGCCTCAGCGTGTCGTAGCAGGGCTCGTTGGCCAGCCTCGTGCAGCAGAAGCACGTCCGGTTCGGGTCCGTGTCGCACGGGCTGTCGACGCACAACCCGGCGACCTGAGCCttgctgccgctgccgccgccctcGCCTAGCTCACGGCGACCGCCGCCCGATCCCTCGGCGTCATCACCTTCATCGCATCGTCAGATATTCAGATTATCTATGCGACTAAACCTTTACCAGTAGCATCAATAAAAATCCTCTTTTCTGAAGGAAAGACGGAAGGTATTTAGTACCGTGTGCGGAGAACGCGTGGCATCCAACAAGGAGCACGAGGAGCAAGATGGGCGCGGCTGCCTTGGCATTCATCTTCACCCCGAACCTGCGGCGCATTAACAAATGGTGGCGAGCACAACTGATCTTCTCCATGGATCTGATCCTTGTGCATGCGATTTATAGAGGGCAGCAGAACGTGTAGATCATGTAGACGGGATCAGGCCGCGAAATACGCTAAGTATGGAAGTAAGTTAATACTCTATATGGTTGGTAGGATAAGGTAAGCGATCAATTACTGCCTAATTGTCGTAGCAAAAAAATTACTGCCTAATTGCAAGATCGTCGAGCGATGTCAATATCATGTGCTAATAATTATTTAGAGTAAGTAATTGTATTTACCTTTTTACATTATATTGTACGTACGAGTTTATTGTGGCTTTGGTGTATTTTGGTCTACATCAATGACATTTTTGGCTGTTGCTTCTACAAACTTCTTGGTTTAACCATATTGCTCCCTTTGGACAGAGGTTCAAAGGCGCAATGAGCTTTGCTTACAGTACGACATCCATGAATGCAGGAGCAAGAAGATTTAAGCACCTTCAAAGATTTGAATATATTGTTATATTTTCTTTAATAATGTTTTCGTAAGAGCATCACTAATAGATGATGTATATGTAAAAATAATCAAAAACTAAGGCCAAAAACGTCCCTCCAATAAATGATAGATGCAAAAAATAATTCTCAGGTGTTACTCTACATGTAAAATACATCATCAAGTGATGCAAATATACATCATAAGACGCGCGGTCGAGTAAAGTGGCAATGCGTCGCACGAAAGCCCAACTGTCATGCGGAAATTTCCCGCAGCCCGCCTGCCCTCCCGCTGCCCACCGCCTGCCAGACCCCATGGCGGACTCCCCCGACCCTACGGCCGCCGCAGCCAGTCTTACGCAcctcgccatggccgccgccacGGCTCCCACCTTTCTCGACGCCGCCATGCCGCCCCCCATCTCGTCGCACCAGATTTGTTTGGGCCCGTCCCGTGGCTGCCGCTGGTATGGGTGTGCCGCCGATGAAGAAGGCGATCGCGGCCAAATCTCGTGGTGGAGGCACGAAGCAGCCACCGCAGCTTCATCCTAGTCCAAGAAGACCAAGGCGGACGCGGCTGCTTCGTTGCCGCTTCTGCCCGCGGCAAGTGCGCCCGGTGATGGCACGACagccccaccaccaccaccacggcAAGCCACGCCGCCGGCCATCGAGGAGGACCCGTCCATGCCCGTGGCTACCGCCTTCAACGTGCTCAACGAAATGTCGCAAAGGTAAAAtaattcttttttcttttttggttgTCTTTTTCTCATTTCCCATATGAATAGAATGTGAGATTGTGTGTACGTGCATTTGTAGTCTTCATGATGACACATCTATGTGCATGAAAAAGGTCGCGACCGAAGATTTTGTCTCTCAAGAATATGCATTGCGAGAATATGATACTCAACTGGGTGATGAGAATGTCGACATAGATGAGGAGGGCCTGTTGACAATGTGAAGGGAAGAACCGCAAATTATTCGGACGTCGAATATGTATTGATTTGTACCGTGTGGAAGCGAGTCTCTCCTGACACATCCGTGGGAAGTGACCAATCTGCGGCCACATACTGAAACCGCATCAAAGATTTCTTTGATGAGCGCAACACTAGTGGCCACTATTGATCAAGGGATTCTATTCACCGCCAATGGGGCACCATCGGCACCGAATGCCAAAAGTGGGCAGGTTGCTTGGCCAATATTGACCGCATGAACCCTAGTGgttgcaatgaaaaagacaagaCAATTGCTTGCTACTTTTGAGTGCTTTCTCATGCTACATTAACCAAGTAAGCATATGTACCTAAATCAATGGTGTTTCTTTGTTTCTATTATGTAGGAAATGATTACCCAaggtttgttccaagaaagacacaagaacaaggataaggataataataataataataaccgTTCATTTTGAAGCTCCGAGGAAGAAGATCTTGGTTGTCGAttatgaagatgaggatgatgatggtgGTGAGAAGAGAAGAAGGAGCCCCACTCCTCACTCGGCGACCAAATCATATTGGTAGGGTGGAAATAAAAAACTAAGGGTTCAAAGGCCAGAGACAATGATCTTAAAGAAGGATTTGACGATATTTTCATTGCGAGGAAAGAGTATGCCGGAGAAAAAAGAGTCTTGAAATTGAAAGAAATGGAGGAGAGGGGGGAGCCGAGCGGCGGTGGGTGGCGGCCGAAGAGAAGAGGGCGGCGGTCGAGGAGAGGTTGGCAGCGGCCGACGAGAGGAAGGTGGAACTACAGGAGAGGAAAGTGGCAACCAATGAGCTTAAGATGGTGGATGAGAAGGCACTAAAGTTTATGTTTTATCGAAACAAGTGGCCTTGGCCCCAAGCAAAAAAGTGTTTGTCGAGCTCTGTCGCGACGAAATGATCATGAAGAAACCATGCTCATGAGAAACATGATGGGAGGAGGAATGGGTGGAATTGGAGGAGGAATGGGTGGAATGGGAGGAGGAATTGCTGCAATGGGAGGAGGAATGGGTGGCTACATGAACATGATGGGAGGTTCCATGGGTGGTGTCTTTGGTGGCAACATGGATGGTAGCTATGATGGCAACATGAGTGTCACGGGAGATGGCTTCAGTGGCAATATGAGTGGCATGGGAGGTGCTTTCGGTGGAGGTGGCGGCATCGATGCATCAACGCAAGAGAACATCGAGAAAGGAGCCATTGATGATGATGATACCAATGTCCACAATATGACAAGTGACAACGAAGAGAATGAAAGTTGAGATGATATGTTTATGTGCACTTCTATTTGTTAGATCATGAAATATGTTTGATATGATGCACTTTTATTTGTTGGATCATGAACTATGTTTACTATGAAAGTTGAATTTGAAATATTGTTAATTTTATATGTCAATGGGATGATTTTCATTCAAATATGTGTGGTTGTAGTGCGGCTGTAGCACTGCTTGTCGCACCGGTTGGCCagttttacatcatctattggagcgGTGGCCACGTGGCTGATATATTTTACATCATCTGTTGAAGTTGGGCATTTCTAATGTAaagtgtgtgtgtatatatatatatatatatatatatatatatatatatatttggtaatgTATATTTACTCACATCACTTTTAggtgatgtaaaatacatcatcTATTTAAATATGGTTATTGACCTTTTTGCAAAAAGAAGTCAAGACTTGTATCGTGTTAATCATTTACTCTGGATAAAGATAAACCTTTCGAGGATCCAACA
The sequence above is a segment of the Aegilops tauschii subsp. strangulata cultivar AL8/78 chromosome 6, Aet v6.0, whole genome shotgun sequence genome. Coding sequences within it:
- the LOC120966345 gene encoding uncharacterized protein, encoding MEKISCARHHLLMRRRFGVKMNAKAAAPILLLVLLVGCHAFSAHGDDAEGSGGGRRELGEGGGSGSKAQVAGLCVDSPCDTDPNRTCFCCTRLANEPCYDTLRQCFNVCPNCNFPVCPPPAASAGRRTRFVLAPASA